A segment of the Planifilum fimeticola genome:
CGGAAGATGGGAATTCGCGCCTCCCACACCGGAGATGTAATCTTCGAGGATGTGCGGGTGCCCCATGAGAACTTGCTCGGTGAAGAAAATATGGCCTTTTTCGGTGCGATGAAGATGTTGGAGTACTCCCGGCCGGCGGTGGCGGCGGGTGCAGTCGGAGTGGCCCGCGCGGCATATGAATATGCATTGGAGTACGCAAAGCAGCGGGTGCAATTCGGCCGTCCCATCTTCAAGAACCAAGCGATTTCCTTCATGTTGGCCGACATGAAGACAAAAATCGACGCCGCCCGATTGCTGACCTGGCGCGCGGCGGAGTTGGCCGACCGGGGCGAATCCTGCGCCGTGGAGGGCAGCATGGCCAAGGCCTTCGCTGCGGAGGTCGCGATGGAAGTGACGACCAATGCCGTTCAGATTCTCGGCGGTTACGGTTACATGCGGGACTATCCGGTGGAGAAGTGGATGCGGGACGCCAAGATTTTGTCCATCTACGAAGGCACGACGCAGATCCAGAAAAAGGTCATTTCTGCCGGATTGTGACGATTGACTCATCTTCGAACTTGTCAAACACTTGGGGTTGTTGTACTGTTATATCGAACAATAATATGACAAAAGCATGAAAGGGGAAAGAACATGGGTAAAGATTTGAAGGATTATACCCTGGAAGAAGTGTTTCAAAAGGTGGAAGAGGTTTTGAACAAGGAGCCGGGCCCGACCCAGGGAATTGAAGCGGTCTATCAATATGAAATCACCGGCGATGGAGGAGGAACCTATCAACTCCACCTGTCCAACGGCAAGGCGAAGGTGGAGAAAGGGGAAGCGGCCAATGCCGATTGCACCTTGCAGATGTCCCTGGACGATTTCCGGGATCTCCTTCTGGGCAACCTGAACGGAACCGCCGCCTTCATGGCCGGCAAGCTGAAGGTAAAAGGAAATCTCGGACTGGCGATGAAAATGGAAAACGTGTTGCGCCAGTACGATGTGAAGCAGTATATTTGATCCTGTAAGAAAACAAAGAAATCAGCCACTTCGCATGACGAAGTGGCTGATTGTTTTTATGCGCGCAAATCGATAATGTACTCGTACCTTTTTGCGAAGGGAACGTAACCTGCCCGTTTGAACGCGTTGGCCATGGGCAAGTTCTCCACATCGGTATCCGCCCGAATGACATCGACTCCGGCT
Coding sequences within it:
- a CDS encoding SCP2 sterol-binding domain-containing protein, which encodes MGKDLKDYTLEEVFQKVEEVLNKEPGPTQGIEAVYQYEITGDGGGTYQLHLSNGKAKVEKGEAANADCTLQMSLDDFRDLLLGNLNGTAAFMAGKLKVKGNLGLAMKMENVLRQYDVKQYI